In a single window of the uncultured Dysgonomonas sp. genome:
- a CDS encoding 1-acyl-sn-glycerol-3-phosphate acyltransferase has protein sequence MMKSFSNFILRLIGWKITGQTDLPEKCVICVAPHTSNWDLPLGLTVYSALGRKASFLIKKEWFFFPMNIIFKGLGGIPVDRSRKTSLTEQMSEIYAKRENFQLAITPEATRKLNAEWKKGFYFIALAANVPIVVAALDYGKKEADFKKILMPTGDVDADLEIIKACYKGVVAKHPQYFSLK, from the coding sequence TTGATGAAAAGTTTCAGTAATTTTATCCTCCGCCTTATAGGGTGGAAAATAACCGGGCAGACCGATCTGCCTGAAAAATGTGTTATCTGTGTTGCACCGCATACAAGTAATTGGGATTTACCGTTAGGATTGACTGTCTATAGCGCATTAGGCAGAAAAGCATCATTTCTGATCAAGAAAGAGTGGTTTTTTTTCCCTATGAATATTATTTTCAAAGGACTTGGCGGTATTCCTGTAGACCGTTCGCGAAAAACTTCACTGACTGAACAGATGTCGGAAATATATGCAAAGAGAGAAAATTTCCAACTGGCTATAACTCCCGAAGCTACCCGGAAACTGAATGCAGAATGGAAAAAAGGATTCTATTTCATTGCTTTGGCTGCTAATGTACCGATTGTTGTTGCAGCACTCGATTATGGAAAGAAAGAGGCTGATTTTAAGAAGATCCTGATGCCTACAGGAGATGTGGACGCCGATCTGGAAATAATTAAAGCCTGCTATAAAGGAGTGGTTGCAAAACACCCTCAATATTTTTCTTTAAAATGA
- a CDS encoding glycogen/starch synthase — protein MAKQNNNPDYIFEASWEVCNKVGGIYTVLSTRAKSMQDVCKDRVVFIGPDVWTEKESPWFKEDKTLLADWKKTAIKQDRLNIRIGRWDVPGQPIVVLVNFNQFFPAKDAIYGDMWHKFGVDSLNAYGDYDESCMFAYASGAVIESFYKYHKLQDKNVVAHFNEWMLGMGALYIKDRLPKVGTLFTTHATSIGRSIAGNGKPLYNYLSAYDSDQMARELNMEAKHSIEKAAAQHVDCFTTVSDITARECRQLLHRDPIVTPNGFEKDFIPVGQEHEEKRLTARKKLINVAEKLLGYDIQEDALLVATSGRYEYRNKGIDVFIDAMHRLEQIKQLEKDVIAFIMVPAWISGPRADLQDRLKLRKTPSTSLSHPHITHWLRNMNHDSVLNQINYLKMGNKTEDRVKIIFVPSYLNGNDGIFNMPYYDLLIGLDVTVFPSYYEPWGYTPHESIAFSVPTITTSLAGFGLWMRKMGDEKGMDDGAEVITRDDYNFIEVSEDICNRVFEMTTKSNEQERILRQAALDRADMADWAHFYQYYEDAYRIALAEAASRT, from the coding sequence ATGGCAAAACAAAATAATAATCCGGATTATATCTTCGAAGCAAGTTGGGAGGTTTGTAACAAAGTAGGAGGAATATATACGGTATTATCTACCAGAGCCAAGTCGATGCAGGATGTATGCAAAGACAGGGTTGTATTTATAGGTCCGGATGTGTGGACAGAGAAAGAAAGTCCATGGTTTAAAGAAGATAAAACTCTTCTGGCAGACTGGAAAAAAACAGCAATAAAACAAGACAGATTAAATATCCGGATAGGCCGCTGGGATGTTCCGGGGCAACCTATTGTGGTGCTGGTCAATTTCAATCAGTTTTTCCCTGCAAAAGATGCGATATACGGCGATATGTGGCATAAGTTCGGTGTAGATTCGCTGAATGCTTACGGCGACTATGACGAATCATGTATGTTTGCATATGCTTCGGGTGCGGTTATCGAAAGTTTTTACAAATATCATAAACTTCAGGATAAAAATGTAGTTGCTCATTTCAACGAATGGATGTTAGGAATGGGCGCATTATACATAAAAGACCGCCTGCCGAAAGTGGGGACGCTTTTTACCACACATGCCACATCTATCGGGCGTTCTATAGCCGGAAACGGTAAGCCTCTTTATAACTACCTGTCGGCTTACGATAGCGACCAGATGGCACGCGAACTGAACATGGAAGCAAAGCACTCAATAGAAAAGGCAGCTGCGCAGCATGTAGATTGTTTTACCACTGTGAGCGATATCACCGCCCGGGAATGCCGCCAGTTACTTCACCGCGATCCTATAGTAACACCTAACGGATTCGAAAAAGACTTTATCCCCGTAGGACAGGAACACGAAGAAAAACGCCTGACAGCCCGCAAAAAGCTTATCAATGTAGCTGAGAAATTATTAGGATACGATATACAGGAAGATGCTCTGCTGGTTGCTACCAGCGGGCGTTATGAGTATCGCAACAAAGGTATAGATGTATTTATCGACGCCATGCACCGGCTGGAGCAGATAAAACAGCTCGAAAAAGATGTGATCGCATTCATCATGGTGCCGGCGTGGATTAGCGGGCCCCGTGCCGATCTGCAAGACAGGTTAAAATTGAGAAAGACTCCGAGTACATCTCTCAGTCATCCGCACATCACCCATTGGCTTCGTAATATGAATCACGATTCGGTACTGAACCAGATCAACTATCTGAAAATGGGAAACAAGACCGAAGACCGGGTGAAAATTATTTTTGTACCATCCTATCTTAACGGGAATGACGGTATTTTCAATATGCCGTATTACGATCTGCTTATAGGACTGGATGTCACCGTATTCCCTTCCTACTACGAGCCTTGGGGCTATACACCACACGAGAGTATTGCGTTCTCCGTACCTACCATTACGACATCTTTAGCCGGATTCGGACTCTGGATGCGTAAAATGGGTGATGAAAAAGGAATGGACGACGGAGCCGAGGTTATAACCCGCGACGATTATAATTTTATAGAAGTATCGGAAGATATCTGCAACCGGGTATTCGAAATGACGACAAAAAGTAATGAGCAGGAGAGAATCTTGCGTCAGGCGGCATTAGATAGGGCAGATATGGCCGATTGGGCACATTTCTACCAATACTACGAGGACGCCTATCGCATTGCTCTAGCCGAAGCGGCCAGCCGTACCTGA
- the glgP gene encoding alpha-glucan family phosphorylase, which translates to MRIKASYSNTPSWRSAYTQVNLPKELLPLEKVARNLWWVWNNDATDLFAEFDPELWKKSEHNPVILLQKISYERIDEILKDSILMDKVKKVIKNFESYIAEKFDKAKPSVAYFSMEYGFSHVLKIYSGGLGVLAGDYLKEASDSHVDLTGVGFLYRYGYFTQSISPDGQQVANYEPQNFGELPLDPVLNEDGNQMILAVPYPDRDIYANVWKVNVGRISLYLLDTDIDLNSEYDRPITHQLYGGDWENRLKQEYLLGIGGILLLNKLGIKKEIYHCNEGHAALINVQRLLDLIEGEGLTFNQALEVVRASGLYTVHTPVPAGHDYFDEGLLGKYLGSYPARLGISWQDFVDMGREHPGSGEKFSMSVFALNTCLEANGVSYLHGIVSRHMFQPVWPGYFPEELHVGHVTNGVHMPTWTAKEMKELYERTFDKNFYNDQSNHEIWDNIYSVPDAEIWKLRLAMKKRLVSYVQEQMKEGWIKNQKAPSAIFNIVDKINPDALLVGFGRRFATYKRAHLLFTDLDRLSKLVNNEKYPIQFLYTGKAHPADGAGQGLIKQIVEISRRPEFFGKIIFLENYDMRLAKRLISGVDIWLNTPTRPLEASGTSGEKAEMNGVLNFSVLDGWWYEGYRKDAGWSLTEKRTYTNQAYQDELDASEIYSMFENEILPLYYARNSKGYSPEWIQYIKNSIANIAPEYTTKRMIDDYIKNFYKPEESRSKLVTANNYAKAKELAAWKEDTAANWDKFTVEQLTFNGQDLKDGAGLSSPNLTEGEKMKVEVVLDKKDMKGDLGVECVLTEYDTEKKVDKFLSVQEFKLVKQEGSKLYFEMNAEAKIPGLCNFAYRVFPKHPDMAHRMDFAYVRWI; encoded by the coding sequence ATGAGAATTAAAGCAAGTTATTCTAACACTCCCTCTTGGAGGAGTGCGTATACACAAGTGAATCTGCCGAAAGAATTATTGCCATTAGAGAAAGTGGCACGTAATCTATGGTGGGTATGGAACAACGACGCAACAGACCTTTTCGCTGAATTTGATCCTGAACTTTGGAAAAAAAGCGAACACAATCCGGTTATCTTACTACAGAAAATTTCTTACGAAAGAATTGACGAAATTCTTAAAGACTCTATCCTGATGGATAAAGTGAAAAAAGTGATTAAGAATTTCGAATCATATATAGCCGAAAAATTTGATAAAGCAAAACCATCCGTTGCATATTTCAGTATGGAGTATGGTTTTTCGCATGTATTGAAAATTTACTCAGGAGGTCTTGGTGTATTGGCGGGCGACTATCTGAAAGAAGCCAGTGATAGCCATGTAGACCTTACGGGCGTTGGATTCCTGTATCGTTATGGATATTTCACACAGTCTATTTCTCCTGACGGCCAGCAGGTAGCTAATTATGAGCCGCAGAACTTCGGCGAATTACCGCTCGATCCGGTATTGAACGAAGACGGAAACCAGATGATACTGGCTGTGCCGTACCCGGATAGGGATATTTACGCAAATGTATGGAAAGTAAATGTAGGCCGCATCAGCCTGTATTTGCTTGACACAGATATCGACCTGAACAGTGAATATGACCGTCCTATTACCCACCAGTTATATGGTGGCGACTGGGAGAACCGTCTGAAACAGGAATACCTGTTGGGTATCGGTGGTATTTTACTACTCAACAAACTGGGAATTAAAAAAGAAATTTATCATTGTAATGAAGGCCATGCCGCATTGATTAATGTTCAGCGTCTGCTTGACCTTATAGAAGGTGAAGGGCTTACATTCAATCAGGCATTGGAAGTTGTACGTGCTTCAGGTCTGTACACAGTGCATACTCCGGTTCCGGCAGGACACGACTATTTCGATGAAGGGCTCCTTGGAAAATATCTTGGTAGCTATCCGGCTCGTCTGGGTATCTCATGGCAGGATTTCGTAGACATGGGACGTGAGCATCCGGGAAGCGGGGAAAAATTCAGCATGAGTGTGTTTGCTCTAAACACCTGCCTTGAAGCCAATGGCGTAAGTTACCTGCATGGAATAGTTTCGCGTCATATGTTCCAGCCTGTATGGCCGGGGTATTTCCCCGAAGAACTGCATGTAGGACATGTAACTAATGGTGTACATATGCCGACATGGACAGCGAAGGAAATGAAAGAACTATATGAGAGGACTTTCGATAAGAATTTCTATAACGACCAGTCTAATCATGAAATATGGGATAATATATACAGTGTTCCCGATGCTGAAATATGGAAACTGCGCCTGGCAATGAAGAAGCGTTTGGTTTCTTATGTTCAGGAGCAAATGAAGGAAGGATGGATAAAGAACCAGAAAGCGCCGTCTGCAATATTTAATATTGTGGATAAGATCAATCCGGATGCGTTACTTGTTGGTTTCGGCCGTCGTTTTGCGACATACAAGCGTGCCCATCTGTTATTTACTGATCTCGACCGTTTGTCGAAACTTGTAAATAACGAGAAATATCCGATACAGTTCCTGTATACAGGAAAGGCTCACCCTGCCGATGGAGCGGGACAAGGTTTGATCAAACAGATTGTTGAGATTTCGCGCCGTCCTGAATTTTTCGGAAAGATCATTTTCCTTGAAAACTATGACATGCGTCTTGCCAAACGCCTTATATCAGGTGTTGATATCTGGTTGAATACACCGACACGCCCATTGGAGGCTTCCGGTACATCCGGTGAAAAAGCTGAAATGAACGGGGTGCTTAACTTCTCTGTCCTTGACGGATGGTGGTATGAAGGCTATCGTAAAGATGCAGGCTGGAGCCTGACAGAAAAGCGCACTTATACCAATCAGGCATATCAGGACGAGTTGGACGCTTCGGAAATATACTCTATGTTCGAGAACGAGATACTTCCATTGTATTATGCCCGCAATTCGAAAGGATATTCCCCTGAATGGATTCAGTATATCAAGAACTCTATCGCCAATATCGCTCCGGAATATACAACCAAGCGTATGATCGATGATTATATCAAGAACTTCTATAAACCGGAAGAAAGCCGATCTAAACTAGTTACGGCAAACAACTATGCCAAGGCTAAGGAATTGGCGGCATGGAAAGAAGACACTGCCGCTAACTGGGATAAATTCACCGTAGAACAATTGACATTCAACGGACAGGATTTAAAAGACGGAGCCGGACTTTCTTCTCCAAACCTTACCGAAGGTGAAAAGATGAAAGTAGAGGTAGTCCTTGACAAGAAAGATATGAAAGGTGATCTAGGAGTAGAATGTGTACTGACTGAATACGATACTGAGAAAAAGGTTGACAAATTCTTATCGGTACAGGAATTCAAATTGGTTAAGCAAGAAGGATCAAAACTGTATTTCGAGATGAATGCAGAAGCTAAAATACCGGGATTATGCAATTTCGCATACCGCGTGTTCCCTAAACATCCGGATATGGCTCACCGTATGGACTTTGCTTATGTACGTTGGATTTAA
- a CDS encoding RNA polymerase sigma factor has protein sequence MEKEFFKQVNASQGILQKICNIYFYGNPYKEDYYQEIIIRLWKAYPNFKNQSSFSTWLYKIALNTAIDILRKQSIRPIHVELTEYEYRQPDDSYHLESENKDKLYRAILHLTEVEKAIILLYLESYEYKEISVIIGISESNIGVKINRIKNKLNKILTNGKE, from the coding sequence GTGGAAAAAGAATTCTTTAAACAAGTTAATGCATCTCAAGGTATATTACAAAAAATCTGTAATATTTACTTTTATGGAAACCCTTACAAAGAAGATTATTATCAAGAAATAATTATCAGACTCTGGAAAGCGTATCCAAATTTTAAAAATCAATCATCCTTTTCGACTTGGCTATATAAAATTGCTCTTAATACTGCAATTGACATACTCCGTAAACAAAGTATTCGTCCTATTCACGTTGAACTTACCGAATATGAATATAGGCAGCCGGATGATAGTTATCACCTCGAATCTGAAAATAAGGATAAATTGTACCGGGCAATTCTCCATCTTACAGAGGTTGAAAAGGCGATAATTCTACTCTATTTGGAATCATATGAGTATAAAGAAATTTCTGTGATTATAGGCATTTCGGAAAGTAATATTGGCGTTAAAATTAATCGGATAAAAAACAAATTAAATAAAATACTTACAAATGGAAAAGAATGA
- a CDS encoding DUF4252 domain-containing protein → MKKYLFCLVLLFGFILAAPAQNIDELLKKVSKTENIEKVKIGKFMMSLGKAFGGVGDIPVARGIHSMEIYDLSSCDNGLKKDLAKQFNKLKDGGGYETLIYAKDKSDGVRIMVKKNKDTIKEMIILCMDEQDPTIIRFSGKIKDNDIAELVSKYDK, encoded by the coding sequence ATGAAAAAATATTTATTTTGTTTAGTATTACTTTTCGGCTTTATTTTGGCTGCTCCGGCGCAAAATATAGATGAGTTATTGAAAAAAGTATCTAAAACCGAAAATATAGAGAAAGTCAAAATCGGAAAATTTATGATGTCTCTGGGCAAAGCCTTTGGTGGTGTAGGCGACATACCGGTAGCAAGGGGGATACATTCTATGGAAATATATGATTTATCGTCTTGTGATAATGGCCTGAAAAAAGATTTGGCGAAACAATTCAATAAACTGAAAGACGGCGGAGGCTATGAAACCCTTATTTATGCGAAGGATAAAAGTGATGGAGTACGCATTATGGTGAAGAAAAATAAAGACACCATCAAAGAAATGATAATATTGTGTATGGACGAACAAGATCCGACCATAATCCGGTTTTCGGGAAAAATAAAAGATAATGATATTGCCGAGCTGGTAAGTAAATACGACAAATAA
- a CDS encoding DUF4252 domain-containing protein, producing MKKFIVFFILILAGTHIVTAQELDGLMKEVAKNEKAQRQVVDKAMLGTSMAQAQAQDPTGNLKSKMPSFMQKIDSIQVVTLEEDAPDTRNMVLNTLNSFKDDDTYSTLVRVKDGEDNVRIIAKRNGETVSDVYIFVMDEEDIVLVKMSGKLEQSDLEDIVKEQTKNKK from the coding sequence ATGAAAAAGTTTATAGTATTTTTTATCCTAATATTAGCAGGTACCCATATTGTAACAGCTCAGGAGCTGGACGGACTGATGAAAGAAGTGGCAAAAAATGAAAAGGCGCAACGTCAGGTAGTAGACAAAGCCATGCTAGGCACTTCCATGGCACAGGCTCAGGCTCAGGACCCGACAGGGAATTTGAAATCGAAGATGCCCTCATTTATGCAGAAGATAGATTCCATACAGGTAGTTACATTGGAGGAGGACGCTCCCGACACAAGAAATATGGTACTGAACACTTTAAACTCATTTAAAGATGATGATACATATTCTACACTGGTAAGAGTCAAGGACGGTGAAGATAATGTACGCATCATTGCTAAAAGAAACGGGGAAACAGTATCCGATGTATATATCTTTGTCATGGATGAAGAAGATATCGTTTTGGTAAAGATGAGTGGCAAACTAGAGCAATCCGATTTGGAAGATATAGTTAAAGAACAGACAAAGAATAAGAAATAG